CTTCATCGCCTGTTCCGCGGGAAAATCGAGGTAGGTTGCCGCGTTCCTCTGGAGACGGCCCACGACCTGGCCCTGGCCTACACGCCCGGCGTGGCCGAGCCCTGTCGGAGGATCGCCGAAGATCGCGACCAGGTCTGGTCCCTGACCAACCGGGGCAATACGGTGGCCGTCGTCAGCGACGGATCGGCCGTCCTGGGGCTGGGCGACATCGGTCCCGAGGCAGGCCTTCCCGTCATGGAGGGCAAGTGCAATCTCTTCAAACGCTTTGCCTCCATCGACGCCTACCCTCTCGTTCTCGACGAGCGGGATGTCGACGCCGTCGTCGCCGTCGTGGCGGCCCTGGCCCCCTCCTTCGGCGGCATCAACCTGGAGGATATCGCCGCCCCCCGCTGTTTCGAGATCGAGAGGAGACTGCAGGAACGCCTCTCCATCCCCGTCTTTCACGACGACCAGCACGGCACGGCCGTCATCGTCCTGGCCGGGCTCATGAACGCCCTCCGTTTCGTCGGCAAGAGCCTTCATTCGGCGCGAATCGTCGTCAACGGCATCGGCGCGGCGGGGACGGCCATCGTGCGCATTCTGGCGGCTCGCGGCGCCCGCAACGTCGTCTGTTGCGACCGTTTCGGCGTCCTCTCGCCCGACGACGAGCGACTGACGCTCCCGCAAAGAGAGCTGGCGGCCGGGACCAATCCCGAGGGGCGAGCCGGTTCCCTGGGGGATGCCCTCGTCGGCGCCGATGTCTTCGTCGGCGTCTCCCGGCCCGGTCTGGTCTCAGCCGACATGGTCCGGGCCATGGCCGACGGCGCCGTCCTCTTCGCCATGGCCAACCCGACGCCGGAGATCTTTCCCGCCGAGGCCCGCTCGGCCGGGGCCGCCGTCGTCGCCACGGGGAGGAGCGACTTCCCCAACCAGGTCAACAACTGCCTGGGTTTTCCCGCCATTTTCCGAGGCGCTCTCGACGCCGGGGCGAAGCGGATCACGGAGGGGATGAAGCTGGCCGCCGCCGATGCCCTGGCCGCTCTCATCGACGACGAGGCGTTGGGCGCCGAGCGGATTCTCCCCTCGGCCCTGGACGATCGCGTCGTTCCCGCCGTGGCCCGGGCCGTGGCCGATCAGGCCCGGGCCGAGGGGGTCTGTCGCTAGATCGGATCGGCGGCGTCGACGGGCAGGAGCAGGACGGGCACGGTGACGCGGCGGAGGAGTCGCTGGGCCGTCCCGCCCAGGAAGAGCTCCCAGAGATCGCCGTGGCGCGAGAGGCCCAGGACGAGCAGAGAGGGGCGGGTCCGATCGAGATGGTCCGGCACGGTCTCCTCGGGATCACCGGTGAGGAGGGCCGTCCGCACGGAGCCGAAGGTGCCGCTCAGCTCCGTGCCGATCTCCTGAAGGGCCGCGTCGGCCGAGAGGAGCAGATCGGGAGCCGCCTCGGGGCCGGAGGGAGAGAGGGAGTGAAGGAGTTCGAGATCGTCCGTCCTTCCTCCCAGTCCTTCGGCGAGGGCCGCCAGGAGCGGCTCCGTCCTGTCGGGCGAGAGGTCGAGGGCCACGGCGACGGAGCGGAAGAGCTCCTCGTCGTGTTGCCGCCCTTTCCAGAGAAGGAGCTGGGGGAGGGCCAGTCGGGGCACGACCAGGGCGGCCTCGTCGGCGTCGTCGAGAAGGAGGAGGGCCGACGTGCATCCCCTTTCCCGGGCCAGCCGGGGCAGTTCCTCCAGGGGGTCTCCCGCCGCGACGAAAATCTCGGTCCGGACTCCGGGGGGCAGGTCGGCGGCGAGGCGCTCCAACTCCTCCTGGGCGAGGCGGACGCTCTGGGGCGTCTCCGGGCCAAGGACGGGGTTGACGATGTGAGCCAGCAGCAGCGTCGTCTCCCCGGCGAAAAGCCTGCCGGCGGCCCAGTCCACGAGCGACGTCGCTTCCTCGGAAAGGTCATGGTGAAAGAGCGTCTTTCTCCACATGGCGGACACCTCCTCTGTTCGGCTGGATCTTTTGTACCAGTATAGCCTCATCGGGACGGGGCTGTTCTATAATGGCAACGAATCGTTCGAGAGGAGGGAGGGAAGGCTTTGCCTCCGAGACGACAACAGAAGACCTGGTGCGCTCTCTCCTGCATCGAGCGCTTGGCCCGGCTCCTTCCGCGACGGAGTGCCGTGGCCCTCGGGGCCTTTTTGGGGGGAGTGGTCCATTTCGTCTCCCGCAAAAAGGTCGATGCCGCCGAGGCCCGCTGCGTCCGCGCCTTGGGCGTGGGCGTCACGACGGCCCGGGAGATCGTGGCCCGCTCCTACCGTAACCTGGGGCGGTCCGTCATGGAATTCTACCGCCTTCCGCTCCTTTCCGACGGGTGGGACCGTCTCGTCACGGTCCACGGCGAGGAGCATCTGCGCCGTGCCCATGAGCGGGGGCGGGGCGTCATCCTTCTGACGGCCCATTTCGGCAGCTGGGAACTGGCGGCGGCGACCGTGGCCCGCAGGGGCTTCCCCATGAACGCCATCGGCGCCGAGCAGCGCGACGAGAGGGTGACGGAGAAGATCGCCAGCCTCCGGGCTTCGGCGGGCGTGACGACCATAGGCAAGGGTTTCGATCTCAAGGCGGCTCTCCGCTGCCTCAGAGAGGGACAGATCCTGGGCGTCCTTCTCGACCAGGATCCGCGAGAGAAGGGCATGGTCGTCCCCTTCCTGGGCCTTCCGGCCAGTACGCCCTACGGTCCCGTCAAGCTCGCCCACAGACTGGGTGCGGCCGTCGTCCCCCTTTTCATCGTCCGTCGTCCCGACGGAACGGGCCACGATCTCCATCTCCTCCCCGAACTGGAGGGGAGGGACGGTCCCTTCGGCGAGGATCTCGAGGCCGATCTGGCCCTCTGCAACGAGGTGCTGAGCCGGTGGATCGCCGAATACCCCGACCATTGGCTCTGGCTCTACCCGCGATGGATGTCCACCCTTGACCGGCGATAGCCCGACCCTGGCTTTCGATCCCGGCCGGAACAAGGTGGGATGGGCTCTGGCACGGGAGGGAGGACGACTCGTCGCCTCGGGTATCGTGGCCGTCGGAGAGCTCGATCTCTTCCTGGACGCCTTTTTCGGAGGCGAACTCCTGGCCGATCGCTGGTTACGGGAAGAACTTGTCCCTCGCCCCTGGCAGATCGGGCCCGGGCGCGTCATACTTGGAACGGGTACGGGAAGCGATTTGCTGGCTCGCCGTCTCCTCCTCCGGCACATCTCCTTCGAGGAAGTCGACGAGTCCTTTTCCACCCTGAGGGCGCGCGAGCTCTACTGGCGTCTCCATCCGCCTCGCGGCCTCCTCCGCCTCCTTCCCAGCGGTCTCCGCCTTCCGCCCCGAGATGTCGATGACCTTGCGGCGTGGAGTCTTCTTCTGTCTGACGGCACATCCCGAGAGTAGAGAGCGATTCCTCTCCGCTGCGGAGAGACCGCCTCCGGCGTTGGCCCCTTCCGGCGTCACGGAATCGAAAGCGAGGTAATTTTGATGGAAGCGCAGAATATCTCCAAACTCGTCAACAGTTTCGGCGCCGCTCTTCTTTCCGTCGGTCAGAGCGTCGGGCTTTCGGTCAGGCTCGACAAGGGAGCCATCGGACCCGGCGTCAACGCCCCTGGAAGCCGAGCCGCCGCCCTCATCGGGTTCGTCGGCGCCGGTCTCCAGGGGACGGTGGCCATCATGATCGACGAGGCGGGCTTCGGGGCCTTCGTGACGTCCATGTCGGGGGGGCTGCTCGCTCCAGACATGGACGATCCCGTGGCGCTCAGCGTCCTCGGCGAGCTGACCAATATGGTCAGCGGCCAGGCCATCATGAAACTCAACGTCCAGGGGCTGGACATCACGCCCCCTCAGATCATCACCGGCGAGAACATCAAGAGCGTCCCCAGCACCAGCCAGGGCGTGCGCAACTTCACCCTTCCCTTCCACGTCAGCGGAGGGCGCGTCTTCCTGGTCCTGACGGTTCACGGCTGAGGCGGTCCCTCGCGTCTTCTCTCCCTGCTGGAAAGCGGCGCGGCATCAGCCGGCCGCTTTTTTCTTTTAGCCCAAGGAGGTCTGGTCGATGAACAGTCCCGCCCAGAAGGTGGGTGAAGTGCTCTCCCTCATCTATAGCGTTGTCAAATGGTTTGCCCTGGCCCTCGTCGCCGGCGTTCTCGTCGGAGCGACGGCCGCCCTGTTCCTCAAGCTTCTCGAGTCGGGGCGCCGCGAAGTCCTGGCCCGCCCCTCGACGTTGCGTTATCTCCTTCTGCCCCTCGGCCTCTGGGCCAGCGCTCTCCTCGTCGCCAAGCTGGCGCCCGAGGCCAAGGGACACGGCACGGAGAAGGTCATCGAGGCCGTCCACAAGCGGTCGGGGCGGATCGCTCTGTCGGTCATCCCCGTCAAGCTCGTCGCCACTCTCATAACCCTTTCCGTCGGCGGTTCGGCGGGCAAGGAGGGGCCCTGCGCCCAGATCGGGGCGGGCATCACCTCCGCCCTGGCCTCCCTTCTCCGCTTCGGCGACGAGGACCGGAAAAAACTGGTCATCTGCGGCATCTCGGCGGGCTTCGCCGCCATCTTCGGCACGCCCGTGGCGGGGGCCATCTTCGGCATCGAGGTCCTGTTCATCGGCCAGATGTTCTACGACGTCATGCTCCCCTCCTTCGTCAGCGGCATCGCGGCCTACCATACCGCCACCCTTCTGGGCATCACCTATCCCGACGAGCTGCTCCGCGCCGTCCCCGACCTTTCCGGGGGATATCTCCTGTGGGGGTTGGCCGCCGGCTGCTTTTTCGGCCTCGTCGCCCTGGCCCACATCGAAATCCTGGGCCTGACGGAGCGCTTTTTCGAGAGGCTGCGCCTTCGCGGCTGGCAGAAGCCCCTGCTGGGCGGCGCCCTCCTCCTGGGCGCCACGGCCCTTTTCGGCCCTCGTTACCTGGGGTTGGGGACGGAGACGATCGAAAGCGCCCTGAGAGGGGAGGCCGTGCCTCACGGGGCCTTCGCCCTCAAGTCGCTTCTGACGGGGATTACCCTCAGCTGCGGCGGGAGCGGCGGCATCGTGACGCCGACGCTTTTCGTCGGTGCCGCCGCGGGATCTTTCTTCTCCTCCCTTTCCGGTCTCGACCCCCTTTTCTGCGCCGCCGTGGGGCTTCCGGCCGTCCTGGCCGGAGCGGCCAATACGCCCGTGGCGGCGACGATCATGGCCATGGAGCTCTTCGGGGCCCGTCTGGCCCCCTTCGCCGCCCTGGCTTGCATCGTGGCCTTCGTCATCAGCGGCCACCGCAGTGTCTACCCCAGCCAGATCCTGGCCCGGCCCAAATCGAAGATCCTCCTCGTCGACAAGGCCTGTCCCGTCGACGAGAGCTCTCTGCGGAGGCGGACGAGCGATCTTCTCCTCGTCCGCCTCTGGTACTACGGAAAAAGGCTGATCTTGCGGACGAAGCGCCCTTCCCGCTGACCGGCCCGGATCGGTCGGCGGAAAAGGGCGGAACCTCCGGCGCGGTGATCGGAGCGGACCTCCCGAGCAGGAAGATCCGACGGGGGGTCCTCCGACGAACCCGCGGATTCGGGACCGGTCCCCTCTCTTGCCCCGCCCCCGCAATGGCGGTATTTTTAGAAAAGGGAGAATCGAGGGGGGACGACTGTGGCAGGGCGGTCCGGCGACGAGGAGTGGTATCTGAGAGATCTTCTGGCTTTCATGCTGGGCATCGATGCCGGGGAAATCGGCGATCTGGCCCGGACCTACCTCGATCAGGGAGGAGAGAGGGAGGTGGGGACCCTCTTCCGCTATCTTTCCGCGCAGGGGAGACGTTATCGGGTCCTCTGGATCCTCTTCTCCTTCACGGACCAGATCTCTCTCGCCGCCGTCTCCCTTTTCGGACCGGAAGAGCGGCTTCTCTGGCAGGACGTCTCGGCCCTTCCCTACGGGGCCTCGAGTGCCACGCTCACTTCGTGGCGTCGCATCCTGCCTCTGGTCGGCGGCATCGTGACCTCGTCGCAGCCCAAAGTTTCGGAGAGCGACCTCTGGGTGGCCGGTCAGATGACCCGCCACCTCCGTCTCGTCTGGTCCAACCATGCCCACGATATGCTGGTGGCCGTCGAGGGGCGCCGGGAGGCAGGAGTGCCCTCCTTTCAGGGCGGCCGCGATTTCCTGCGAGATCTGCCCTTCGATCTCGAGCGGGCCCTGAGGGACAGCACGGGCAAAAACCTTCCCGGCCAGGCCCTTTTCCTCGAGGAAGTGGCCCTTCCCGATCTGCGCGACGCGGCCGGCCAGATCCTTTCCCTCCAGCGCAGTCTCGACTCCTTCGTCGAGGAGACCGTCGGCCTGGAGAGTTCCGCGAAAGAGGACGTCCCCGAGCATGAGATGCCGGCGCGTCAGGGCCTGAAGGACTTTTCCCTCCATATCGATCCCGTCCTGGGCGTGCCTCTTTCGGAGCTCCGGCCGGGGACGCCGGTCCTTCTCGACGGCGAGGGGACCTCTCCCGTCGTCGGCAAGGCCTACATGATTCGCCTCCTCAAGAGCGGCCAGATCGAGGTCCATGGCGCCCTGGCCGAGGAGGAGGGGACTTTCTTCCGATCCGTCGCTCCGGGAGACATCAAGGTCGCCGTCAGCCGGGAGGGGCCCTTGCCCCCCCTCGTTCAGCCCTCTCCCGTCGTCGTCGGGGCCCTTGTCCTTATCGTCCTGCTTCTGCTCCTGTTCCTGCGCTGAAGAGATCTCGGCCCTTCCCCTCCCGCCTTTTCCCGGGGAGGGCACTTCCCTTTGAGAGGAGCGGTCCGCCATCGACGTCAGAAAAGGCATTGTCGCCCTCCTTTTCGTCGGTCTCATCGCCTTCCCCGCCTTCGCCGGAGGGGGCGGTGTCGTCCTCGTCCTTTCCGGCGGAGGGACGAAGGGGCTGGCCCACATCGGCGTTCTGAAGGCCCTGGAGCGCGAAAAGGTGCCCGTCGTCGCCATCGTCGGCACGAGCATGGGCGCCATCATGGGCGGCCTCTACGCCTCGGGCTACGATGCCGAAGCCCTGGAGAGAGTGATCGCGGAGATCGATATTCCCTCCCTTCTGGCCGACGCGACTCCACCCGCTCCGGCCCCTCCCGGCTGGGACGAGGCGAGTTCCCGCCCCATAGCCCAGGTCTTTCTCGACGAAAAGGGGCGGAGGGCAGGACCGCGCGGAGGGCTCGCCGGGACGCGGCTCCTCCGCAAGCTCTCCCTCCTCACGGCCCGAGTTTCGGTGGCCGACTTCGACGACCTTCCCATTCCCTTCGTCGCCGTCGCCACCGATCTGGAGACGGGAGAGGCCGTCCTGCTCCGGCAGGGCAATCTGGCCTCGGCCATCAGGGCCTCCATGTCCATTCCCGGGCTTTTCGAGCCCTGGGACTACCAGGGGCGCCTCCTCGTCGACGGAGGTCTCGTGGCCAACGCCCCCGTCGAGATCGCCCGCGAGCTTTTTCCGGGATTTCCCGTCGTGGCCGTCAACGTGACGAGCAGCCGCAGGAACCAGGATCAGATCCGCTCCATGACGGAAGTCCTCGACCAGACGATCACCATCCTGACGCGGCAGAACGTCGTCCGTTCCCTCGCCCTGGCCGATCTCGTCATCACGCCCGACGTGGGAGGGCTTCCGCTCCTCGAGGCCTCCGACGTCGGGGCCATCTCCCTCAAGGGGGAGGAGGCGGCGAACAAACAGATGAAGGCCCTTCTCGCCCTGGCGGCCCGGGCGCCGTCGTCCGTCCGCCTCCATCGGCCCCGGGCGAAGACGCTCGTCCGCATCAGGCTGGAGGGATTTCCTCCGAAGCTCGAGGCGCGAACGAGGGAGAGGACGGCCTCCTGGATCGGCAGGCCTCCCGTCACCGACGCCCTCCTGGACCTCTGCGAGGAGCTCGGCCACCGCGACGACGTCCAAGTTGCCGATTACCGTCTCGAACAGGAGGCGGAGGGGCTTGCCCTGGTCCTCTCCCTGGCGAGGCGGGAACCCTATGAGCTGACCTTCGACGGCTACGCGAGCAATCTCCGTCAGGAGCGGGGGCTGCTTTTCGGGGCGCGGCGCCAGGATCTCC
The DNA window shown above is from Aminithiophilus ramosus and carries:
- a CDS encoding patatin-like phospholipase family protein; this encodes MAFPAFAGGGGVVLVLSGGGTKGLAHIGVLKALEREKVPVVAIVGTSMGAIMGGLYASGYDAEALERVIAEIDIPSLLADATPPAPAPPGWDEASSRPIAQVFLDEKGRRAGPRGGLAGTRLLRKLSLLTARVSVADFDDLPIPFVAVATDLETGEAVLLRQGNLASAIRASMSIPGLFEPWDYQGRLLVDGGLVANAPVEIARELFPGFPVVAVNVTSSRRNQDQIRSMTEVLDQTITILTRQNVVRSLALADLVITPDVGGLPLLEASDVGAISLKGEEAANKQMKALLALAARAPSSVRLHRPRAKTLVRIRLEGFPPKLEARTRERTASWIGRPPVTDALLDLCEELGHRDDVQVADYRLEQEAEGLALVLSLARREPYELTFDGYASNLRQERGLLFGARRQDLLEEGDSLQATLLFDELWGGSLRYRTEQGDGLFPWDISLRARKERVEPVGATGSEWRSYALEMGRQYPGQGFRWGWSLLGQHIDGLGGDRDFWGPSLLFSWDSRDDPLEPTRGHVLKGRLWWMDAEELLGRVTYEGTFLAGPNLRFFTNAGLEKGVGDDPAHAAYLGGEDELYSRGRHPLAGEGALWARAGLRRSWGRNWWGSLNTEAFAGWGAVYDGGWSSLDEAWEVGLALYVPGKLMNARLLVTYDDDSEITFGFTLGTPLDATGPLP
- a CDS encoding NAD(P)-dependent malic enzyme — encoded protein: MSENDRIYREALELHRLFRGKIEVGCRVPLETAHDLALAYTPGVAEPCRRIAEDRDQVWSLTNRGNTVAVVSDGSAVLGLGDIGPEAGLPVMEGKCNLFKRFASIDAYPLVLDERDVDAVVAVVAALAPSFGGINLEDIAAPRCFEIERRLQERLSIPVFHDDQHGTAVIVLAGLMNALRFVGKSLHSARIVVNGIGAAGTAIVRILAARGARNVVCCDRFGVLSPDDERLTLPQRELAAGTNPEGRAGSLGDALVGADVFVGVSRPGLVSADMVRAMADGAVLFAMANPTPEIFPAEARSAGAAVVATGRSDFPNQVNNCLGFPAIFRGALDAGAKRITEGMKLAAADALAALIDDEALGAERILPSALDDRVVPAVARAVADQARAEGVCR
- a CDS encoding endonuclease → MTGDSPTLAFDPGRNKVGWALAREGGRLVASGIVAVGELDLFLDAFFGGELLADRWLREELVPRPWQIGPGRVILGTGTGSDLLARRLLLRHISFEEVDESFSTLRARELYWRLHPPRGLLRLLPSGLRLPPRDVDDLAAWSLLLSDGTSRE
- a CDS encoding chloride channel protein yields the protein MNSPAQKVGEVLSLIYSVVKWFALALVAGVLVGATAALFLKLLESGRREVLARPSTLRYLLLPLGLWASALLVAKLAPEAKGHGTEKVIEAVHKRSGRIALSVIPVKLVATLITLSVGGSAGKEGPCAQIGAGITSALASLLRFGDEDRKKLVICGISAGFAAIFGTPVAGAIFGIEVLFIGQMFYDVMLPSFVSGIAAYHTATLLGITYPDELLRAVPDLSGGYLLWGLAAGCFFGLVALAHIEILGLTERFFERLRLRGWQKPLLGGALLLGATALFGPRYLGLGTETIESALRGEAVPHGAFALKSLLTGITLSCGGSGGIVTPTLFVGAAAGSFFSSLSGLDPLFCAAVGLPAVLAGAANTPVAATIMAMELFGARLAPFAALACIVAFVISGHRSVYPSQILARPKSKILLVDKACPVDESSLRRRTSDLLLVRLWYYGKRLILRTKRPSR
- a CDS encoding universal stress protein → MWRKTLFHHDLSEEATSLVDWAAGRLFAGETTLLLAHIVNPVLGPETPQSVRLAQEELERLAADLPPGVRTEIFVAAGDPLEELPRLARERGCTSALLLLDDADEAALVVPRLALPQLLLWKGRQHDEELFRSVAVALDLSPDRTEPLLAALAEGLGGRTDDLELLHSLSPSGPEAAPDLLLSADAALQEIGTELSGTFGSVRTALLTGDPEETVPDHLDRTRPSLLVLGLSRHGDLWELFLGGTAQRLLRRVTVPVLLLPVDAADPI
- a CDS encoding chemotaxis protein CheX; the protein is MEAQNISKLVNSFGAALLSVGQSVGLSVRLDKGAIGPGVNAPGSRAAALIGFVGAGLQGTVAIMIDEAGFGAFVTSMSGGLLAPDMDDPVALSVLGELTNMVSGQAIMKLNVQGLDITPPQIITGENIKSVPSTSQGVRNFTLPFHVSGGRVFLVLTVHG
- a CDS encoding lysophospholipid acyltransferase family protein — its product is MPPRRQQKTWCALSCIERLARLLPRRSAVALGAFLGGVVHFVSRKKVDAAEARCVRALGVGVTTAREIVARSYRNLGRSVMEFYRLPLLSDGWDRLVTVHGEEHLRRAHERGRGVILLTAHFGSWELAAATVARRGFPMNAIGAEQRDERVTEKIASLRASAGVTTIGKGFDLKAALRCLREGQILGVLLDQDPREKGMVVPFLGLPASTPYGPVKLAHRLGAAVVPLFIVRRPDGTGHDLHLLPELEGRDGPFGEDLEADLALCNEVLSRWIAEYPDHWLWLYPRWMSTLDRR